A genomic region of uncultured Paludibaculum sp. contains the following coding sequences:
- a CDS encoding HNH endonuclease has product MNTTPDRLHRPVLVLNASYEPINICAARRALVLVLKGVALTEEHTPGIFHAQRAAVPMPSVIRLLEYRRIPHQTRALSRKNIMMRDRYTCQYCHKVFNSADLTLDHVIPRSRSGETTWENLVACCHSCNNRKGNRTPEEAGMRLLHQPRPFNLHTGRHLMRLLAKSDEQWKKYLFY; this is encoded by the coding sequence ATGAACACGACACCCGACCGCCTGCACAGGCCGGTGCTCGTGCTGAATGCCAGCTACGAGCCCATTAACATCTGTGCCGCGCGCCGTGCCCTCGTGCTCGTCCTCAAAGGCGTTGCCTTGACCGAAGAACACACCCCGGGCATCTTCCATGCCCAGCGCGCGGCGGTACCCATGCCTAGCGTAATCCGGCTTCTCGAATATCGCCGGATTCCGCACCAGACACGGGCGCTTTCCCGCAAGAACATCATGATGCGCGATCGCTACACCTGCCAGTACTGCCACAAGGTGTTCAATAGCGCCGACCTGACACTCGATCACGTCATTCCGCGCTCCCGCAGCGGGGAGACCACGTGGGAAAATCTGGTCGCCTGCTGCCATTCGTGCAATAACAGGAAAGGGAATCGTACACCCGAAGAGGCGGGCATGCGCCTGCTTCATCAGCCGCGCCCGTTCAATTTACACACCGGTCGCCACCTGATGCGTCTACTCGCGAAGAGCGACGAACAGTGGAAGAAGTACCTGTTCTATTAG
- a CDS encoding phosphoribosyltransferase family protein has translation MRALAAPLGRLLARALPRDQVFDGIVPMPIHWRKLLSRGFNQSHLLAREVARRTGLPEAACLRRKRNARAQAGLSGKQRRANVAGAFFVPRDSKPKGRRLLLIDDVFTTGATANAAAATLKRAGAARVSVLTLARTDRLSGFQVVRIADGMERSD, from the coding sequence ATGCGTGCCTTGGCGGCGCCCCTGGGCCGGTTGCTGGCCCGCGCCCTGCCGCGCGATCAGGTCTTCGACGGCATCGTGCCCATGCCCATCCACTGGCGCAAGCTGCTGTCCCGTGGGTTCAATCAGAGCCATCTGTTAGCCAGGGAGGTAGCACGCAGAACCGGGTTGCCTGAGGCAGCCTGCCTGCGCCGCAAACGAAATGCGCGCGCGCAGGCGGGACTAAGCGGAAAACAGCGCCGGGCGAACGTCGCCGGCGCTTTTTTTGTCCCCAGGGATAGCAAGCCCAAAGGGCGGCGCCTGCTGCTGATCGATGACGTCTTCACCACCGGAGCTACGGCCAATGCCGCCGCCGCGACCCTGAAAAGGGCCGGCGCGGCGCGCGTCAGCGTCCTCACGCTGGCCCGGACCGACCGGTTGAGCGGATTTCAAGTTGTGAGAATCGCTGATGGAATGGAGAGGAGTGACTGA
- a CDS encoding ABC-F family ATP-binding cassette domain-containing protein, which yields MALLLNCQSIARQFGATTLFENVSLTISDGERHGMIGPNGAGKSTLLKVMAELEHADRGEVALRKGVRMTYVPQDPVFEPQKTVRQILDEAAFEPTLVPVALGQAGFTDPQARAGALSGGWRKRLAIAVAMVDRPDLMLLDEPTNHLDIEGIAWLERMLSNAPYACVVVSHDRYFLENVATHMMELNRVYPDGLFRVAGNYSSFLEKREQYFEAQSKHREALEIRVKREVEWLRRGAKARTRKSKARIDTANEMIAALDDLETRTRTAKAQIDFTASDRKTKKLIEVEGLEYGIGGRTLMRDLNFVLAPGRSLGLAGPNGSGKTTLLRLLLDHLKPTAGAIRRADNLRVVYFEQNRQQIDPTLTLRRALAPEGDSVIFNGRTIHVNGWAKQFLFKEDQLVQPVGSLSGGERARVHIARLMLEEADVLLLDEPTNDLDIPTLEVLEDSLAEFPGALVLVTHDRYLMDRVTNAVLGLDGEGGARIYADLSQWEAGLKEARQAKSTQAKAQSAPAEKPIEAASKKRLSYLDQREWDGMEQKILEAETALEQATTEMHAASTAGDARRLEASFQAMQQAQAEVDRLYARWAELEAKLSQ from the coding sequence ATGGCGCTGCTGCTCAACTGCCAATCCATCGCCCGCCAGTTTGGGGCTACTACTCTATTCGAAAACGTTTCGCTGACCATCAGCGACGGCGAACGCCACGGCATGATCGGGCCCAACGGCGCCGGCAAGTCCACACTGCTGAAGGTGATGGCGGAACTTGAACATGCCGATCGCGGCGAGGTCGCGCTGCGCAAGGGTGTGCGCATGACCTATGTGCCACAGGACCCGGTCTTCGAGCCCCAAAAGACCGTCCGTCAGATCCTGGACGAGGCGGCGTTTGAACCAACACTCGTGCCGGTAGCCCTGGGTCAGGCGGGCTTCACCGATCCCCAGGCGAGGGCCGGGGCGCTCTCCGGCGGTTGGCGTAAGCGGTTGGCGATTGCCGTCGCGATGGTCGACCGGCCGGATCTGATGCTGCTGGACGAACCCACGAACCACCTGGACATCGAAGGCATCGCCTGGCTGGAACGGATGCTGAGCAACGCACCGTACGCCTGCGTGGTGGTGAGCCACGATCGCTACTTCCTGGAAAACGTCGCCACCCACATGATGGAACTAAACCGGGTGTACCCAGACGGTCTGTTCCGGGTGGCTGGCAACTACAGCAGTTTCCTGGAGAAGCGCGAGCAGTACTTCGAGGCGCAATCGAAACATCGAGAAGCGCTGGAGATCCGCGTGAAGCGCGAAGTGGAATGGCTGCGGCGTGGCGCCAAGGCGCGCACCCGTAAGTCCAAAGCCCGCATCGACACGGCCAATGAGATGATTGCCGCCCTGGACGACCTTGAGACACGCACTCGAACCGCGAAGGCCCAGATCGATTTCACGGCCAGCGACCGCAAGACGAAGAAACTCATCGAGGTGGAGGGGTTGGAGTACGGGATCGGTGGGCGCACGCTGATGCGGGACCTGAACTTCGTCCTGGCGCCCGGACGCAGCCTGGGGCTGGCCGGCCCAAACGGTAGCGGCAAGACTACTCTGCTGCGGCTGCTGCTCGATCACTTGAAGCCAACGGCCGGCGCAATCCGGCGAGCCGACAATCTGCGCGTGGTCTATTTCGAACAGAACCGGCAGCAGATCGACCCCACCCTGACGCTGCGGCGGGCACTGGCGCCGGAGGGCGACTCCGTTATCTTCAACGGCCGCACCATTCACGTGAACGGCTGGGCCAAGCAGTTCCTGTTCAAGGAAGACCAACTCGTGCAGCCAGTGGGCAGCCTGTCGGGCGGCGAGCGGGCCCGTGTTCACATCGCCCGCCTAATGCTGGAGGAGGCCGATGTGCTGCTGCTGGACGAACCCACGAACGACCTGGATATCCCCACGCTCGAGGTGCTGGAAGACAGCCTGGCGGAGTTCCCTGGAGCCCTGGTGCTGGTGACCCACGACCGTTACCTGATGGATCGCGTCACCAACGCAGTACTGGGCCTGGATGGCGAAGGCGGGGCGCGGATCTACGCCGACCTTTCGCAGTGGGAGGCGGGCCTCAAGGAGGCTCGGCAAGCCAAGTCCACTCAGGCCAAGGCTCAATCCGCTCCGGCGGAGAAGCCGATTGAGGCAGCGTCCAAGAAGCGGCTTTCCTACCTGGACCAGCGGGAATGGGACGGGATGGAACAGAAAATCCTTGAAGCGGAAACGGCGCTGGAGCAGGCCACCACCGAGATGCACGCCGCATCCACCGCCGGGGACGCGCGCCGCCTGGAGGCGTCGTTTCAGGCGATGCAACAGGCACAGGCCGAAGTGGACCGTCTATATGCGCGCTGGGCGGAACTCGAAGCCAAACTGTCGCAGTAG
- a CDS encoding YceH family protein — protein MASFCVSFDLDLVEARVLGCLAEKDMATPEYYPLSLNALTNACNQKTNRDPVVSFDEVTVREALSSLRDRGLATFVSEAGSRVEKFRHRLNERFNFTRGEMSVLTVLLLRGPQTPGELRQRTDRMHAFDDLDALTHTLERLAARDPEPIVRQLERVPGMKEARWAHLLSGEPAMPAAPYAETAVVHGSPLQERVERLEEELRNLREEFDRFKAQFS, from the coding sequence GTGGCATCCTTTTGTGTGTCATTCGATCTCGACCTCGTGGAAGCCAGGGTGCTGGGTTGCCTTGCCGAAAAAGACATGGCCACACCGGAGTATTACCCTCTGTCGCTGAACGCGCTCACCAACGCCTGCAATCAGAAAACCAACCGCGATCCGGTGGTCAGTTTCGACGAAGTCACGGTGCGAGAGGCACTTAGCTCGCTCCGCGACCGCGGCTTGGCCACGTTCGTCTCCGAGGCGGGCAGCCGTGTGGAGAAGTTCCGCCACCGCCTGAACGAACGCTTCAACTTCACGCGCGGCGAGATGTCCGTGCTCACCGTCCTGCTGCTGCGCGGTCCCCAGACCCCTGGCGAACTGCGCCAGCGGACCGACCGCATGCATGCATTCGACGATCTCGATGCCCTCACTCACACCCTCGAAAGGCTGGCCGCGCGCGACCCCGAGCCCATCGTGCGCCAGTTGGAGCGTGTCCCAGGCATGAAGGAGGCCCGCTGGGCCCATCTGCTCTCGGGCGAACCAGCGATGCCGGCCGCGCCCTACGCGGAAACTGCCGTGGTCCACGGATCACCGCTTCAGGAGCGGGTGGAGCGCCTGGAGGAGGAACTGAGAAATCTGCGTGAGGAGTTCGACCGCTTCAAGGCGCAGTTCAGCTAA
- a CDS encoding endonuclease/exonuclease/phosphatase family protein encodes MTKVFLLTLLLTTLAPAETLRVMTFNVRYPNPGDGANIWSARRDLFIQTVKAQAPDVMGTQELFYEQGQYIVEKLPDYAWFGVSRRGNHEDEHMGVFYRKDRLRVVDSGDFWLSTTPERPGSSSWQMSLPRMVTWALFEMTSGGAKFLFLNTHFPHRANDEAARVKCARLLAARIGLYDDDLPIVLTGDFNAPAAGGAYAQFSPLMKDSWKEANPGKDAGTFHAFRGKPGPDRIDWILYRAPWKVTHSEIITSHEGTLYPSDHFPVISVFALP; translated from the coding sequence ATGACGAAAGTCTTCCTCCTGACACTTCTCTTGACCACCCTTGCCCCAGCGGAGACTCTCCGCGTGATGACATTCAATGTTCGCTACCCAAATCCGGGCGACGGCGCCAACATCTGGTCCGCCCGGCGCGATCTGTTCATTCAAACCGTCAAGGCGCAGGCGCCGGACGTCATGGGCACGCAGGAGCTGTTCTATGAGCAAGGGCAGTACATTGTCGAGAAGCTGCCGGACTACGCCTGGTTCGGAGTCAGCCGTAGAGGGAATCACGAAGACGAACACATGGGCGTCTTCTATCGCAAGGATCGGCTCCGTGTGGTGGACTCCGGAGATTTCTGGCTCTCCACGACACCGGAACGCCCCGGTAGCAGTTCCTGGCAGATGAGCCTTCCGCGCATGGTCACCTGGGCGCTGTTCGAGATGACTAGCGGCGGCGCGAAGTTCCTCTTCCTGAATACGCACTTTCCGCACAGGGCTAACGACGAGGCTGCGCGGGTGAAGTGCGCGCGGCTACTGGCGGCGCGCATCGGCCTGTATGACGACGACCTCCCCATCGTGCTCACCGGAGATTTCAACGCACCGGCGGCGGGCGGCGCCTACGCCCAGTTCAGCCCCTTGATGAAGGACTCCTGGAAGGAAGCCAATCCAGGAAAGGACGCAGGAACTTTCCACGCCTTCCGCGGCAAGCCTGGTCCCGACCGCATCGATTGGATTCTCTACCGTGCCCCCTGGAAGGTGACGCACTCCGAGATCATCACCAGCCACGAAGGAACGTTATATCCGTCCGATCACTTTCCGGTGATCTCCGTATTTGCTCTACCCTAG
- a CDS encoding DUF1080 domain-containing protein has product MTTRRALLAALAAAPVALAQEEAGFTPLFNGKDLTGWTLVHGRGPGYVVTDGVIECPKEGGGNLFTEKEYSNFVLRLEWRVWEGSNNGVGIRAPLEGDAAYVGMEIQVLDEESAIYHGKEPIKPEQYTGSVYGVFAAKHGFVKRNGVWNKEEIMANGRNIKVTLNGHVITDVNLDAVKDPEVLKKHPGLLRTSGHIGFLGHGTKVEFRNVRIKTLA; this is encoded by the coding sequence ATGACCACCAGACGCGCACTTCTCGCTGCCCTCGCGGCGGCGCCTGTCGCGCTCGCGCAGGAAGAAGCCGGCTTCACTCCGCTGTTTAACGGTAAGGACCTGACGGGCTGGACGCTCGTCCATGGCCGCGGTCCAGGCTATGTGGTGACGGACGGTGTGATTGAATGCCCCAAGGAGGGCGGCGGAAACCTCTTCACCGAGAAAGAGTACTCGAACTTCGTTCTTCGCCTGGAGTGGCGAGTGTGGGAGGGCAGCAACAACGGCGTTGGCATCCGCGCTCCGCTGGAGGGCGACGCGGCATATGTCGGCATGGAGATCCAGGTTCTCGACGAGGAATCGGCGATATACCACGGGAAGGAGCCGATCAAGCCTGAGCAGTACACCGGCTCGGTCTACGGTGTGTTCGCCGCCAAGCACGGATTCGTGAAGCGCAATGGCGTGTGGAACAAGGAAGAGATCATGGCGAATGGCCGGAACATCAAAGTCACCTTGAACGGCCATGTGATTACCGATGTGAATCTCGATGCGGTGAAGGATCCTGAAGTCCTAAAGAAGCATCCCGGCCTGCTGCGCACTAGCGGCCACATCGGCTTCCTCGGTCACGGAACCAAGGTCGAGTTCCGTAACGTCAGGATCAAGACGCTGGCTTAG
- a CDS encoding ABC transporter ATP-binding protein, whose protein sequence is MLELQGLTKYYRNTAVVDRVSFQVRPGEVTGYLGPNGSGKSTTVRMITGLLEPSAGKVLLDGRDIRDDWTGFKRRLGYVPEEAILYSYLTGLEYLRLIGRLRGLRERDVEQRANDLLELFSLHPFRHGAISTYSKGMRQRILISAALMHNPDLLILDEPLSGMDVTSAQLFKHLLDELARQGKMVLYISHVLEVVERVCERVVILFKGKVMADDSVERLRDLMHLSSLEQIFSELVEQRDLQAVARDIAAAIQSRRV, encoded by the coding sequence ATGCTGGAACTACAAGGATTGACCAAGTACTATCGAAACACGGCCGTGGTCGATAGAGTGAGCTTTCAGGTGCGGCCCGGCGAGGTCACCGGCTACCTGGGTCCTAACGGCTCTGGCAAGTCGACGACGGTCAGGATGATTACCGGACTGCTGGAGCCCAGCGCCGGCAAAGTCCTGCTGGATGGACGGGACATCCGCGACGACTGGACCGGCTTCAAGCGCCGCCTGGGCTACGTCCCCGAAGAAGCGATTCTCTACTCCTACCTGACCGGCCTCGAGTACCTGCGTCTCATCGGCCGCCTGCGTGGCTTGCGGGAAAGGGACGTCGAGCAGCGCGCCAACGATCTGCTGGAGCTCTTCTCGCTGCATCCCTTCCGGCACGGCGCCATATCCACCTACTCCAAGGGGATGCGCCAGCGGATTCTCATCTCGGCCGCGCTGATGCACAACCCGGATCTGCTGATTCTGGACGAGCCGTTGTCCGGTATGGACGTCACCTCCGCTCAACTCTTCAAACACCTGCTGGACGAACTCGCACGGCAGGGCAAGATGGTGCTCTACATCTCCCACGTGCTCGAAGTGGTCGAACGGGTCTGCGAGCGAGTCGTGATTCTCTTCAAGGGGAAGGTCATGGCCGACGACTCAGTGGAGCGCCTGCGCGACCTGATGCACCTCTCTTCCCTGGAGCAGATCTTCTCAGAACTGGTCGAGCAACGGGACTTGCAGGCCGTGGCCCGCGATATCGCCGCTGCAATCCAGTCCCGTCGAGTGTGA
- a CDS encoding sugar phosphate isomerase/epimerase family protein, translating into MLRSTISRRSFLATAAAASVVSAKGKKIPVGLELFSVRDLLQKDMMDTVRQVAKLGYQGVEFFSPYFSWTPAQAKDVRKLLDELNIKAYSTHNSASSFAPENIEKAIELNTIIGSKFIVMASSGRVEGLDGWKKVAATLTQGHEKFEKAGIRGGYHNHQTEFKPLDGTRPIEILAKETPKTFMLQLDIGTCIEAGSDPVAWINQNPGRINCIHCKDWSSDKALGYKVLFGEGVAPWKKIFEAAEKKGGIEYYLVEQEGSRFSSIESAQRCLESFQKIHG; encoded by the coding sequence ATGCTACGTTCTACGATTTCCCGTCGTTCCTTCCTGGCAACGGCAGCGGCTGCCTCCGTTGTTTCGGCAAAAGGCAAGAAGATCCCCGTCGGTTTGGAACTGTTCTCCGTTCGCGACCTGCTCCAGAAAGACATGATGGACACGGTCCGCCAGGTGGCCAAGCTCGGCTATCAGGGCGTCGAGTTCTTCTCCCCCTACTTCTCCTGGACTCCGGCACAGGCCAAGGACGTCCGCAAGCTCCTCGACGAGCTGAACATCAAGGCATACTCGACGCACAACAGTGCCAGTTCCTTTGCGCCCGAGAACATCGAGAAGGCGATCGAGCTGAATACGATCATCGGCAGCAAGTTCATCGTGATGGCCAGTTCAGGCCGCGTGGAAGGGCTGGACGGCTGGAAGAAGGTGGCCGCCACTCTCACACAGGGCCACGAGAAGTTCGAGAAGGCCGGCATCCGCGGCGGATACCACAACCACCAGACCGAATTTAAGCCGCTGGACGGTACCCGCCCCATCGAGATTCTGGCCAAGGAAACGCCGAAGACCTTCATGCTGCAGCTGGACATCGGCACCTGCATCGAGGCCGGCTCCGACCCGGTCGCCTGGATCAATCAGAACCCCGGCCGCATCAACTGCATCCATTGCAAGGACTGGTCTTCAGACAAGGCATTGGGCTACAAGGTGCTGTTCGGCGAAGGGGTCGCGCCTTGGAAGAAGATCTTTGAGGCCGCCGAGAAGAAGGGCGGCATTGAGTATTACCTTGTGGAGCAGGAGGGCAGCCGGTTCTCCTCCATCGAGTCCGCCCAGCGCTGCCTGGAGTCGTTCCAGAAGATTCACGGCTGA
- a CDS encoding DUF2911 domain-containing protein translates to MLKLLTPLALAAAAYAQYPGLTLPPSGNNQKAAVVQYIGPVKVSIEYSSPAVHGPDGKDRRGQIWGKLVPYGMSDLGFGNGKPGPWRAGANENTVLSVSDSVLIEGKALPAGRYGLHMLAGPEEWTLILSKNANAWGSFFYEEKQDALRVTVKPHKHDYREWLTYEFTSRKPGEATAELQWEELAVPWTIQVPDANDIYISHLEKELTTVPGFSHEGYVSAVQFCLAENTHLEQALKWADAAINMRYVGQANFLTLSTKAQVLSKLKREAEAKEMMMTALNHPTATALLIHQYGRQLLNEKKNQEALEVFQLNAKRNGDGWPVHVGLARAYSALGDKPKALEHAKKALTQAPDDVNRKSLQGMVESLSQ, encoded by the coding sequence ATGCTAAAACTCCTGACACCTCTTGCTTTGGCCGCGGCTGCCTACGCCCAATATCCGGGCTTGACGCTGCCGCCGAGCGGCAACAACCAGAAGGCGGCCGTTGTCCAGTACATCGGCCCGGTGAAAGTGAGTATCGAATACTCCAGCCCCGCCGTCCACGGCCCAGATGGCAAGGACCGCCGCGGTCAGATCTGGGGCAAACTGGTGCCTTACGGCATGTCCGATCTCGGTTTCGGCAACGGCAAACCGGGGCCGTGGCGCGCGGGCGCCAACGAGAACACGGTCCTTTCGGTCTCGGACAGTGTCCTCATCGAGGGCAAAGCGCTGCCCGCCGGACGCTATGGCCTGCACATGCTGGCCGGTCCGGAGGAATGGACCCTCATCCTCTCGAAGAATGCCAACGCCTGGGGCAGCTTCTTCTACGAGGAAAAGCAGGACGCGTTACGCGTGACCGTGAAACCGCACAAGCATGACTACCGCGAATGGCTCACCTATGAGTTCACGAGCCGCAAGCCTGGTGAGGCCACCGCCGAATTGCAGTGGGAGGAGCTCGCCGTACCGTGGACTATCCAGGTACCCGACGCCAATGACATCTACATCTCCCATCTCGAGAAGGAGCTCACTACAGTACCTGGATTCAGTCACGAGGGCTATGTCTCGGCGGTCCAGTTCTGCCTGGCCGAGAACACGCATCTGGAGCAGGCCCTCAAGTGGGCCGACGCCGCCATCAACATGCGTTACGTGGGTCAGGCCAACTTCCTTACCCTCAGCACCAAGGCGCAGGTTCTCTCGAAACTGAAGCGGGAGGCGGAAGCCAAGGAGATGATGATGACCGCCCTGAACCACCCCACGGCCACGGCGCTTCTCATCCACCAGTACGGCCGGCAACTCCTCAACGAGAAGAAGAACCAGGAGGCGCTGGAGGTGTTCCAACTCAATGCGAAGAGGAATGGGGATGGCTGGCCCGTCCATGTCGGTTTGGCGCGCGCCTATTCGGCATTGGGCGACAAGCCAAAGGCCTTGGAGCATGCCAAGAAGGCCTTGACCCAGGCCCCCGACGATGTGAACCGCAAGAGCCTGCAGGGCATGGTCGAGTCGTTGTCGCAGTAG
- a CDS encoding family 16 glycoside hydrolase: MPTSEISRRTFVAALSAASQLSAADDGWIALFDGSSLKGWKPSENKGTWKVADGLLSNDGGRSHLFYNGPVKGADFRNFELEAEVMTRPGCNSGLYFHTTYQESGFPQKGFEIQVNNTATGEGTYRERKKTGSLYGVRNVYKQFVPDNEWFKLHISVRMKNIQVRLNGMLVVDYNEPNPPVIAEGSERGRFLDHGTFAVQGHDPGSHALYKSIRVRPLPDELPTTKIAYPPPDQTFRDIINYGAHNIPMVDFHVHLKMGLTLEQALQKSRQDGIMYGIAVNCGKGFPVQDDATARQFVESLKGQPVFIAMQAEGREWTQMFSSKTVALFDYVFTDSMTWTDNHGRRMRTWLPDEVGSIADPQEFMETLVDRAVGILDKEPVDIYVNPTFLPDAIAKDYASLWTEERMKKVVAALARNGVAMEINNRYKLPSAAFVQMAKAAGVKFTMGTNNTGPADLLRCEYGLQMIKECKLGWQDFFVPGAFGPKAVERRPNALRG; the protein is encoded by the coding sequence ATGCCCACCTCCGAAATCTCCCGTCGCACCTTTGTCGCCGCACTCTCCGCCGCCAGCCAACTCTCCGCCGCCGATGACGGATGGATTGCCCTCTTCGACGGCTCCTCCCTGAAGGGCTGGAAGCCCAGCGAAAACAAAGGGACCTGGAAGGTAGCCGACGGGCTGCTATCCAACGATGGGGGGCGCTCGCACCTCTTCTACAACGGCCCGGTAAAAGGCGCGGATTTCCGCAACTTCGAGCTGGAAGCGGAAGTCATGACGCGGCCCGGCTGCAACTCGGGCCTCTACTTCCATACGACGTACCAGGAGTCCGGCTTCCCGCAGAAGGGCTTCGAAATCCAGGTCAACAACACGGCCACCGGCGAGGGCACCTATCGGGAGCGCAAGAAGACCGGCTCTCTCTATGGCGTCCGGAACGTCTACAAACAGTTCGTCCCCGATAACGAGTGGTTCAAGCTGCATATCTCGGTGCGCATGAAGAACATCCAGGTGCGGCTGAACGGCATGCTGGTGGTGGACTACAACGAACCCAACCCGCCGGTGATCGCCGAAGGTTCCGAACGCGGGCGGTTCCTTGACCACGGCACCTTCGCTGTGCAGGGCCACGATCCGGGATCCCACGCACTATACAAGAGCATCCGTGTGCGGCCGCTGCCCGACGAACTGCCGACGACGAAGATCGCCTACCCGCCACCCGACCAGACCTTCCGCGACATCATCAATTACGGCGCCCACAACATCCCGATGGTCGACTTCCACGTCCACCTGAAGATGGGGCTCACCCTCGAGCAGGCGCTCCAGAAGTCCCGTCAGGACGGTATCATGTACGGCATCGCCGTCAACTGCGGCAAGGGCTTCCCGGTCCAGGACGACGCAACCGCCCGGCAGTTCGTCGAGAGTCTGAAAGGCCAGCCTGTCTTCATCGCCATGCAGGCCGAAGGCCGCGAGTGGACCCAGATGTTCTCCAGCAAAACCGTCGCCCTCTTCGACTACGTCTTCACCGACTCCATGACCTGGACGGACAACCATGGCCGGCGCATGCGAACCTGGCTGCCCGATGAAGTCGGCTCTATCGCCGATCCTCAGGAGTTCATGGAGACCCTGGTCGATCGTGCCGTAGGCATCCTCGACAAGGAACCGGTCGACATCTACGTAAACCCCACGTTTCTGCCCGATGCTATCGCCAAGGACTACGCAAGTTTGTGGACCGAAGAGCGAATGAAGAAGGTGGTGGCCGCCCTCGCCCGCAACGGTGTGGCCATGGAGATCAATAACCGATATAAGCTGCCCAGCGCCGCCTTTGTCCAGATGGCCAAGGCCGCCGGTGTGAAATTCACCATGGGCACCAATAATACCGGGCCGGCCGATCTGTTGCGCTGCGAGTATGGCCTGCAGATGATCAAGGAATGCAAGCTCGGGTGGCAAGACTTCTTCGTCCCGGGCGCCTTCGGACCGAAGGCCGTCGAGCGGAGACCAAACGCATTGCGAGGGTAA